TCGTGCTTTTCGGCGGTGGCATTGGTCAGAGGATAGAAAACGTGAGCGTAATAAAGTGCACCTTTAGCAATAGCCCAGTCTTTCATTGCCACGGCAACCACGTCAGCAACAGAGCTATCCAGCTGTTCCCCAGATTGAATGGGTTTTTTTCAGAGACCTGAAGATGCTTTTGGGCAGGCTCTCTTGCATTTTACTCAGCGTAAATACATCTGTGGCCCACAGATCTTCCAATCGTTTGGGAGCTTTCGGTGGCATCGGCTCTCGATTGGTAATCTGATAAATTGCTTGAGCGCGCGACTCATTTCCACTCACAGAAATTTCCTCTTCGAGTACATAGGTCTGCCGATGATACTGAAAACAGAGACTTTAAACAGGTAGAAAAGATACCAATTTAAAGTTCTGGGTATGTATGGCAGGGGAGTTTAGCGGTCAAGGCCTCCTCCGTAATTCAATCCAAGCCAAGTATAAAGACTCACTGCAAAGGTGAATTTGGATTAAATCAGTTTTTCTCAGAAAGTGTTGCTAGGGCGCTGAACCTGCCCTCCATGGTTCAGCATTCCTCGCTGAGTCACCTCAATCCGGCAGCAGATGTTGTGCTTAAGTACCTGCCGTGAAGCTTATCTCATAGGGATCACAGCCTTACAAGGGCAAAGTCATGTACTCAACCTTTAAATTTGGGGTTGACTGATTGGCTCGCAGCTAGGGGGGCTGGAAAGCTCTCTAGCATCAGCAGCTTAGGGATACCTGGCAGGTTCTCCCTTATACTAGATGCACATCTGCGGATCGGGTTCTGAGTCGCCCTTCGATTCCATGAAGGTTCATCCCCAACGACAAACCCCATCAGTTAACTTGGGGCATTGCCACCTCTGGAAGCAAGTTGGCGCTGCGATCGCCTACTATGCTGCTGCTCAGTTTTCCATTGCCTTTGCGACGCTCCCAGATGCGGCTTCTACGCCGATTTGGATCGCCTCTGGGGTGGCGGTGGGTGTCATGTTGCTGTGGGGATATACCCTCTGGGTGGGGATCTTCGTCAGTATTTTTGTTCTTGAATTTACTTTATTTAAGGGGTGGACAGGGTCAGGATTGTTTTTGACCCTAGCCGTCACGGCTATCACCACTTTTGGCAAGGTGTTGGCCGTCTACTGGACACAAAAACTAACGGACGGTCGCCACATTTTAGACCGTTCCCAGGATGTGCTGCGGTTTGTGGTTGTCGGAAGTTGCTTCAGCCATCTGCCCGTCGGGGCGATTTGTGCGGCGCTGGTCTGCGCCTTGGGCAAAGCACCCTGGTCAGCTTACCCAACGGTGATGTTGAATTGGTGGCTAGGGGATGCCTTTGGAATTTTAATCTTGGCACCACTGATCGTGGCTTGGGGCAGAGATGCCGCCCAGTGTCTGCATCTCCTCAAACGGCGATCGCTGGAAGGGGTCATCCTAGTGTTGTTGGTCTTGGCGGTGAGCGGGATTGCCTTTAGCAGCCACTATCCCCTGGAGTACATGTTGATCCCGCTGATCGTTTGGGCAGCCTTTCGCTTCCAACAGCCCGGTGCTACCTTGCTGATGGTTGCAACCTCCATTCTGGCGGTGATTGGAACGGCTCAAGGGTATGGCTCCTTTGTCAGAGACTCTCTCAATGAATCGCTGTTGCTGCTCCAGTCTTTCATTGGTGTGATTGCCCTCACCACCCTGCTGCTCTGTGCGGTGTTGAGTGAAAATGAGCAGGTCAGAGCGGAGTTACGGCAGATCAATGCCACCCTGGAACATCGAGTCCATGATCGCACCCTACAACTGGCTGCCGCTCATGATCAAATCCTGGCACTGAATGAAAAACTGAAGGCTGAAAATCTCTACATGGGTGCCAAGCTCGATGTCGTCCGTCAGATCCAGCAGATGATTTTGCCGAAAGCCGATGAACTGCGGGCGATCGCCAACCTGGATATTGCGAGTTTTATAGAAGCGGCAGATGATGTCGGCGGTGACTACTATGATGTCTTTGAAACCGATGGTGTCGTCACCATTGGCATCGGCGATGTCACGGGTCACGGACTCGAAAGTGGTCTGTTAATGCTGATGACGCAGACGGCGGTGCGCACCCTGACTGAACTGCGGGAACAAGATCCCGTCAGGTTTCTAGATACCCTCAACCGCACCCTCTACAAAAATATTCGCCGCATCAATACCCACAAGAGTCTGACCCTGGCCGTACTCACCTATCTCGAGGGCAAACTGCGCATCAGTGGCCAACATGAAGAGGTAATTGTCCTGCGGGCATCGGGGGAGGTAACGCGCATCGACACCATGGATCTGGGGTTCCCCTTGGGACTCGCCTTTGAAATCACTGATTTGATCAACAGTATTGAGATCGAGTTGCAGCCAGGGGATGGCATTGTGCTCTATACCGATGGCATCACCGAAGCCATGAACGCTTCCCGAGAGTTTTATGGACTGGAACGACTCTGTACGATGGCAAGTCGTCACTGGCAGCAGGGAGCGATCGCCGTTGAAGCAGCGGTGATTGCTGACTTGCACCTCCACATGGCGGAGCAAAAGGTGCTAGACGACATCACACTCCTGGTAGTGAAGCGATCGCCCAGCGCTTAAAAATCCCAGCACAGTTGCAAATACAGCTACCAATTAGTTATCCACTAGTTATCTCGCTTTAGTCTTGGGTTGGGGCAGCATTTTGAGAGCCTCTTTCAAAATTTAAGATTCCTGCACTGC
This genomic stretch from Neosynechococcus sphagnicola sy1 harbors:
- a CDS encoding MASE1 domain-containing protein: MKVHPQRQTPSVNLGHCHLWKQVGAAIAYYAAAQFSIAFATLPDAASTPIWIASGVAVGVMLLWGYTLWVGIFVSIFVLEFTLFKGWTGSGLFLTLAVTAITTFGKVLAVYWTQKLTDGRHILDRSQDVLRFVVVGSCFSHLPVGAICAALVCALGKAPWSAYPTVMLNWWLGDAFGILILAPLIVAWGRDAAQCLHLLKRRSLEGVILVLLVLAVSGIAFSSHYPLEYMLIPLIVWAAFRFQQPGATLLMVATSILAVIGTAQGYGSFVRDSLNESLLLLQSFIGVIALTTLLLCAVLSENEQVRAELRQINATLEHRVHDRTLQLAAAHDQILALNEKLKAENLYMGAKLDVVRQIQQMILPKADELRAIANLDIASFIEAADDVGGDYYDVFETDGVVTIGIGDVTGHGLESGLLMLMTQTAVRTLTELREQDPVRFLDTLNRTLYKNIRRINTHKSLTLAVLTYLEGKLRISGQHEEVIVLRASGEVTRIDTMDLGFPLGLAFEITDLINSIEIELQPGDGIVLYTDGITEAMNASREFYGLERLCTMASRHWQQGAIAVEAAVIADLHLHMAEQKVLDDITLLVVKRSPSA